A window from Telopea speciosissima isolate NSW1024214 ecotype Mountain lineage chromosome 8, Tspe_v1, whole genome shotgun sequence encodes these proteins:
- the LOC122672554 gene encoding glucan endo-1,3-beta-glucosidase-like, producing the protein MATFSAKRKNSPPVAATTLLLHFGLLMGSLDITGAQIGVCYGTLGNNLPSPKEVVDLYKSSNIRRMRLYAPNDGALQALRDSNIELILGVPNDQLQGIANSTNTANDWVQKNIKAYLPSVKFKYIAVGNEILPGDDDSKAQFVLPAMRNIQSVITSAGLQNQIKVSTATYSPILGNTYPPSVGDFRDDVKSFIDPIISFLASNGAPLLANVYPYFSYKYNQRDIQLSYAMFTSPSVVVQDGGKGYQNLFYAMVDAFHSALEKKDGGDSVEIVVSETGWPTEGGVKTTVQNAQTYNSKLIQHVKNGTPKRPGKPIETYIFAMFDENQKTSSELEKHWGLFFPNKQPKYPISFSSKGPIDNGCSEGVLLSIVLHV; encoded by the exons ATGGCTACCTTCtctgcaaaaagaaaaaatagccCTCCTGTTGCTGCCACAACACTGTTGCTTCACTTTGGGCTTCTAATGGGTAGCCTAGACATTACAG GTGCACAAATAGGCGTTTGCTATGGAACACTAGGCAACAATTTACCATCTCCAAAGGAAGTTGTGGATCTTTACAAATCATCAAACATCCGAAGAATGAGGCTTTATGCTCCAAACGATGGAGCTCTCCAAGCCCTTAGAGACTCCAACATTGAACTCATCTTGGGTGTTCCAAACGATCAACTTCAAGGTATAGCAAATAGTACTAACACTGCAAATGATTGGGTACAAAAGAACATAAAAGCCTACTTACCTAGTGTTAAATTCAAGTACATCGCCGTCGGCAATGAAATACTTCCCGGCGATGACGACAGCAAAGCTCAGTTTGTTCTCCCTGCAATGCGAAATATACAAAGTGTAATTACATCAGCTGGTCtacaaaaccaaatcaaagtCTCAACAGCAACTTATTCTCCAATCCTTGGAAACACTTACCCTCCATCCGTAGGTGACTTTAGAGACGATGTGAAGTCCTTTATAGACCCAATTATAAGCTTCCTTGCTAGCAATGGTGCACCACTTCTTGCTAATGTGTATCCTTACTTCAGTTACAAATACAACCAACGTGATATCCAGCTTTCCTATGCCATGTTTACTTCTCCATCAGTTGTGGTTCAAGATGGTGGAAAAGGGTACCAAAACCTTTTTTATGCTATGGTGGATGCTTTCCACTCTGCTCTTGAGAAGAAGGATGGTGGGGATTCTGTTGAGATAGTTGTATCAGAGACTGGTTGGCCAACTGAAGGAGGTGTTAAGACTACGGTGCAAAATGCACAAACTTACAATTCAAAATTGATTCAACATGTGAAGAATGGCACTCCTAAAAGGCCTGGAAAACCTATAGAGACTTATATTTTTGCCATGTTTGACGAGAACCAAAAGACTTCTTCAGAGCTGGAGAAACACTGGGGTCTTTTCTTTCCCAACAAACAACCCAAATATCCAATCAGCTTCTCATCTAAAGGTCCGATTGATAATGGGTGCTCAGAgggagtccttctttctatagTTTTGCATGTTTAA